taattaaaagcttaattaaataatctctttattaaaaaagtaaaattaatagctaattaattagctaaataaataattaatttaaactatagccttaatttaattaattagaaatttttttatctttattaagaaaatcttttaaatagttttaatactattttaataggttatactttatattataataagtatatactattaaagtattaattatagtaaccTTAGGgatataggctataattagCAGGgagctatataataattatagaaaGGTTATTAAGTTATAGAGGGGTTATTATAAGGGCTTTAGTAAGGTTATATAATAGATATCCTCTATAAATTAAGGAGTTATAGCCTATAGagataaaatattatactttttcctttttatacttatagtaaggTCTTTTAGTTATTATGcctattatttcctttaaaatatatagagataacTAGAGAATAGAGATtctattaaggtaatttataatattaaattaaagtaggGCTAAATCTAGAGgctaaatttatataattaatctagattatatatagaccTGTTATCTTAATATCCTACCCTAGAGAGTAATATGTATCTTTAACTGTGTCTTTAACTGGGGGTCCAGCCTCTTTCAAACCAACGGCTCTTCGCAAATGCAGATTCCTGCTGTTGAATATCTGTGCCTGGTGGTACATCGGCCAGATAGGTGAAGCACACTTCAGAGCGTTGATACCAACTCATCATTGAGTTAATAGCTTCTGACAGTTCCGCACTACTGGTCTTGTCGATACAGCAGGTATCGACCCAGGCATAAGCAAGGTCATGCTGAAGAGCTAACTCGCATGTCTTTCTGATCTTTTCGTAACCTGATCgctctctgccttctttctTCTGCATATCCTGTAAACTAGCTTCTTGTCCCGCAACCCATGTATGGGAAAGGATGGCATATTCCGGAACTTTATGATCCATGAACTCCTCGACTTGGAGGGTTTTTGCGTTTAACAATCGCATTATGGGTTCCGAGATGAGCCAGAGGTCACTTCTGGGTGTCAAGAAAACAGAGTAAGTTTTAAAATTGCACTTTGCAAATAAATTCCTGATCATATCATATTCAGCCGCACCTTGTTATTTGGCACCCATGCATGCAGCTAACAACGTGGTCCAAGAAGATTGGGCCACTAACTGTGTATAGCACGCACTATAGAACAGACCAATCTTATCCATGAAAGCAGTACGCGTCTTGGGTCACGTGCTACTCGAGTTTGTTCTCCGAATACGATGGGAAACTTTCAGAACAGAGTTAGCACGAGTACATGAAGTACTGTTTACTATACCGGATTTTCAAACCTCGCTTACGATAAAACGTTCAAATCGGTCATGGTCCAATATTCCCGCCGTAGCCTTCTCATGTGCCAACCGACTCTCGTTTTCCAAGCATGCAGATTGTGAACGAATCACTCCGGGTACTAGTATATGCATATGCCAAGCCACGGCACAGGGCGGACCGGGTGATCCTACAGCTGAGATACATGACCCCCACCCTGAGAGTACACAGATCAAAGTTCAGCTGGGTATAGGGAGCCTAGTGATTGAAACTGGCATGTTTATTTTCATCATTGTGGTCACATTTCCGGTCTTGGTATTTTGCGGTGATTCCTGGATGAAGAAGGTCGAAGTCGACTGATCTTGGCAAAGTATGCATCTTGTAGTCGGTTGTCAACTTGGCATAAGCCGGCAAAGTTGATCAGCAACTTGGCAAACCAGAACAGACGAATCAGCCGCCGGTATCCTGAGGAATAGCAAGAATTCACTCATAATATTACTGAAAAGTGTGATTCATAGTGGCATGTTTGCAGGTCATGGTCTGAGATGGCCAAGACATTCTTGCAGCACCAAGACGACAACCAAAATGAGCTGATGATAGATGATGAATGCAAGACTAACAACAAGGCATGATCAATATTAGAGATTTCAGTGACGAGTTGCGAGGAGAAAAGGTATAAATAATCAAGCATCCCGCGGCATTGTTGGAAGATATTCCCTTTGGAGAACAAGGACAATTACCAAGAACTTGACGACCATCGCTTCCTTTTTATCCTCCTCAATATACCTTGCAAAAAATCAAGATGCTCTTCAAATACCTCCTCCCTGGGCTGCTAGCTACTTCTGCTGTAGCTGCGCCAGTTGCAGACATCGACGAAACTGAGGGTACCCTCGTGCTCTTCAAGCGCGACGATGTCCTCGATGCTCGTGATCTTGAGCTCGCCGACATCCATGGGGTGAATACAACCGAGAGTAAGACTCCATTGATTACCCTTCTTATCTACCCTCTGGAATGATGCTGACCGACCACCTTCAATTACAGTGTACAAGCACTCCATGGTCAAGCGTGATGATGGAGATCATGTCGTTGTTTGGGTTGCCCGTGACTTTGTTGAGGATCGCAACGTGGCCGACGATAGACAGGGCTTTAGTAAACGCCAGGGTGCCCGCCCCGGCGATAAAAGTGGCTTCGGCGCTGATACGGCTTCCGACTACTGCCGTGATCACAAAAGGCAGGACCACACAGGACCGAACGGACCTTACTCTGGCGGTGTACAAGCCATGTATCGATGGGCTCGCGGCCACCCTGGTGGCAGTTGGCCTCTCGGATCTAGCTGGAAGAACCTCGTCCTCGCTGGCTCAAACAAGGGCGCTAACGCTATCTACAAGGCAAAGATGGTTAGTGGTGGCGATACGTGGATTGGCACTCAGGATGTGCGAAACGATGCGGACTGGACACAGAAAAGGGCTCGTGAATTCAGTGGCCGCGGATGGAGGGCGTCTTCAAAGGGAGGGGAGACTTGTGTCTTGTGGTCGCGCATCAACTACGAAATCGTCAGGACTGACTATCGCTACTAAGATACTGAggtatccgtagcaatagcaAACGTGGATTGGTCTATTTCTGTATACACGAGTCTGTCTTTGGTATGTTGGAACACCCAATCAGTATAGCTAGTCTACAACATGGTCAGAATACTGGAAAGGGACATGTCAcaataaatagcctttggTACAAAACGTTTAATCCGAGTCACGCTGCGGATCCTTGATCAACTCTCTTCCTCCAACAAACCTAGGTCCAAAAGTTTATATGTTCGCAGGCGCAACCTGAGCCCCAACCCTAGTGAGGCTTTCAAGGTTTgttaataaatcttttttattttatccGGTTTATGGTTTCTATCAAGTATAAAAACCCTTTCATCCTGGCTTTTAAATCGTCCCCCAACAAACACATCAACTTCGTAGCTCGTTGACCACCACCTCAGATCATCTCTGCAAATCTTCGCCATGAAGGaaaagacaacaacaactcgaCCGAAGGTCATCTTCTTTGATCTGGATGGGACCCTATTTGACGACAACCACTCCCTCCAATGCGCTATTAATACAGCTCGCCGCACCGTCGATATTCCCGATACTCTCTCTATCGAAACACTCACAACTTGCTACTTGATCGCCCGCACCAAAACCCACGATTTAATTCTCCAGGGCGATTTCACAGAGGAACAgataagagaaaaaagaactCGCCATTTCTTTTCGTTGATTGGTCTCAGCGACTATGGCGAGGAACAAGTCAAAGCATTTGGTGACACGTACAAGAAGGCATATCGAAGTTCCCGAAGAGCTACTCCCGGAACGATAGAGACGTTAACAAAGCTTCGGGAGATGGGATACAAGATTGCCATCATAACCAACGGATCCGAAGACTCACAGCAGGATAAGATAAACCAGATCGGAATCGCGCACTTGGTCGACCGTCTTTTCGCTTCATGGGAACTTGGGTGGGCGAAGCCAGATTCACGAATTTTTCACCACGCAATGGGCAAGTATGACATCACACCTGAAATGCTGAAAGGGAAGGGCAGGCCGTACATGATCGGAGATGATATGGAGCGTGATGTCCACGGCGCTATGGATGCTGGAATGGATGCTATCATTTATTCACCTGCTTGTGCGGGAGCAGCCCCAGCATCTTCAGATGCTGTGCCGGTTATCTTCGGCAACATGACCCAGCTGTTAAGCATCATGAAAGTGGACGCGGGGAGAAAAAGTCGAAAGAATCGAAAGAGCCGAGACGATCATTGGTACAAGTGCACTATTTTCTAAACTACCTAGATAGTTGAACTACCTACAAAAGACAGGTATCTATCGTTGATATCATTCAAAGGCTGCAGGATCTGAATGTGGATTGTTGTATTTCTAGGTATTTATCAGATGAATTAAGTAATTGTCCTTCTGTGGTTTATATATCATTACTTTTGTCACTCAATGAGGCATCCAACTACACTCACCAACTGCCAAAAGCACTTGGCTGCATACAACGCCACAGCACCGCCACCAATATTAAGTAACAAGCCAGCTCAGCTCCTAAAGAGAGAATAAAAATATCTCGTCTTGATGAGCgcttatctttttattttccccGCTCGTCTACTCCTCTTAGCTAAAGCTTGTCCTTTTCGCCTTCGGTCTTATCAGAATGAGGCTCATCAAAGCCAAAGATTTAGTCGAAACTCAGCGTATCTCCTTCAAAGAATTCTATGGGGATTTGCCCAAGTACGCCATCCTCTCACACACCTGggagggtgacggtgaagtcACCTTCCAAGAGTGCAATACCAAAACCTCCAAATCAAAGTCAGGATACGAAAAGATCACCAAGACGTGTGAGCTAGCCCTCGCAGACAAGGTTCAGTACGTATGGGTCGACACCTGTTGTATCGATAAGTCCAGCAGCGCCGAGCTCACAGAAGCCATCAACTCCATGTTCCTTTGGTACCAGAAAGCCAAGTTCTGTTATGTGTATCTATCCGACAAGGTTGAACAGTTTCCACTTGCAAAATGTAGGTGGTTCACCCGTGGGTGGACATTGCAGGAGTTGATTGCTCCCACGTCTATATCATTTTACAACCAAGCGTGGGACTTTATCGGCTCAAAGCGGAGTCTACTAAGCTCTCTTTCAGACATCACATCCATTGAACAAGAATTCCTAGGTCACATGGCTCCGATCTCATCTGCTTGCATCGCCAAGCGACTTTCGTGGGCTGCAAAACGGGAGACTACTCGTATAGAGGACATGGCGTACTGTTTGCTCGGCATATGCGACATCAACATGCCAATGCTATATGGAGAGGGTGAGAATGCTTTCCGGCGTCTTCAAGAAGAAATCATCAAAACAACGTATGATTTAAGCCTTCTTGCATGGACGCCACCCTTCACCACGTCAGAGGAGTACTGTGGATTTCTCGCCACTTCAGTCAAGCATTTCGCTTCCTGCTCAAAGATGTACTCAGTGGCAAACTCTCTACTGGACGAAGGCGAGATGAGCATATCAAACAAAGGTCTTAGACTCCGCGCTCGGGTATACTTGCTTGATTATTCAGAGCTCAGCTATCCTGGACTCGAGGATATTACATACCGTTATGTTCTGGAGCTGGATTGTATGGCTCCTGGTTACGAGGGTGAATTCTTAACCATACCAATGCGCAAGATTGGACCAAATGCGTTTGTGAGAGCGCGAGGGTTCGAGGAAAACAGGACCATCCGCAAATTGACGGCCTCTACTTCTTTCTGCCTTGTTCCTGCGGTTGCAGGCGGCAGTATATTCCACACTATCACTCTTCTTACAAAACTACCCGAACGGAGGATACAGAGGCCTTTGTTAAAAGCAAAACATTCTGATCTCGTTTCATACAGCCGTTTCACAATGGTCACAATTGAGCTACCACCTGAAATAGCAATTGTCTCTAGTACCGAGCTTCCCAACAAGTTCTGGGATATGGAAGATAGTGTGTTCTTTGGTCCCTACGGATCGTATCAGAACTGGGGCGCGTTTGTGCTTAACACAAAGTCTTTGTTCCTCTGCTTCTGGCACAAGGGCCCAACAGAGTGGTCTCTTAAGGGAACACTGCTTGATATGAGGAGCTCAAGTGTGTATGCATTATGGAAGGATCTTTTTCTCTCGGCGGATCAATTGGGTTATCAGCAGCCGGTTGTCCAGAACTTCTTGAACAATGCGCAAAGCGAGATGAAAACTTCGATTGAGACAAAGAATGAGGGACGGAACATCAAATTATCTTTTACTGTATTTAGGAAAGATAACCCGAGTTTGTGTAGTGGGCCACGGTGGAGGGTTGTATTTCGGGAAGACGTTGTAAAATGAGCATCGTAAGCGTTGCGTATATATGAACAAGACTTCAAGACTACGATGGCACGCCCAATGGACTGCGTATTCCAAGTTTATAGTCACCCGATGTACAAGATTTCATTTGGTGCGTAATCTATTGATGTTGATACAATAATACATGTGTTCGCACTAGGCGTTGTGAGAAATCAAAAGCATGCCTGCGTCTTGCGACAGGACCTCCGCATGATCAAGTCGATTGATAGGTGAATCAACCACGGAACTTCATAGCGATCTTAGATCGCTTGCCCTGACCACTGCCATACAAAGCAGGGCCGGGAATCTGCCAACTGTCGCCCTGGTTATCATAAACAGAGAAACCAAAGATTTGAGAATCAGAAGTACTGTAGATTTCCGAAGCGACAACACCAGAACTGGACAGATCATCGCTACCAGAGCCAGTAACCTCGATGTTACCGCACTGCATATAAAACTCGGGCTCGGAGAGATGAGCACGGTGAAGAGCGATGAGCTCGTTACGGATGACGTACTTTCCAGCTGCGATAGAAGCTGGAATAGTAGCAGAGTTGACACCACCATTCTCGCGGAGCTTGTCGGTAGCCCAAACCCCTTCAGTGTTGGCGGGTCCAGAGACAAGACCCTCTTCAGCGATCTTGGTCCACTTGAGCTGCGTCTTGTCTACAGAAGTGCAGTCGCCGTTGCAAGGGGCGATGTAGGTAATGACAGGACCACGGTGAGACTCGGCCCAGCCATTAGGATTGATCTCCTTATCGTCGGAGGTccagaagaaagaggctTTGGAACCAGCAGCGACTTTTCCATAGTTCTTGGAGGCCTCGGCATCACGACGGCAGACAAAGTCAGGGCTGGAGATGTCCATCTCTGGGCCTTCATCTTCGGTGGAGAAGCTCCATCCAATCGCATTGGGGTCGGGAGAGGGGTTCCAGCGACTGAAGCCCTGGTAATCGGTGCCATCGAGAGTGAAGGTGTTTAGGTAGCCGTGGGCAGCGACATTGGAGACCAGAAGAGCAGTACCAAGCATAAGGTATCGAGACATGATGAAGTAGTGGTTTACTCGAAGTGTTGAGATTGGGAATATATAAGGAACGTTTTTGTTGAAATGAGAGTGATGTCACTTGTCAAAAGTGCTGTagaaatgaatgaatgaagaaAGGAATGAAGTTGTGCTTTATCAACAAGAAGCGAACTGAGGATACAAGACTCCTTTTTAAGCAAGACTCAACAAACCCCAGTCCACATAACCAACATGAAGGATTCATCCCGCCAAGACATGAAAGTTTTAAGTTATCAAATGGATCGACATCCCTGCGAAGATTATGAACAAAACCCCTGGCCTAGTTTAATCCTGCGAGATCCTATCACAGTCAAAAGTCTAGCCGCCAAGTTTTGAATGACAGAACAGTAGTCATTAAAACCGGATAAGCATGTCTTTAAGGATGCTTCACTGGAAGCCAAATTGGAAATCTTGTGTCGATCTTGGGTTTAGAATTGCCTAGTTAGGTCTCATGGCCAATACGCGCTGGGTGGTGTCGTAAGCGCCCTGGCTTCTAGTTTCTTGGCATGGAATGGAGGGTGACAACGTGGTTCGATCTCAAACCTCGGCAGTTTAGATGAGCCATTTGATAAGGACGGAGATTCATTGGAGCTGGATTGTTATGTTTAATGACAAGGTCGTTGTGTCTTCCACAATATCCAGCTTCACCATGATATGCCGGCCAAGACTTGAGACTCCACTAGGGAAATAAGCATAACAGATGGCCATCCATCAGGATCTAAAAGGATCCAAGTGGTTTGATACGATTCATGCATCATCCGGTAATCGCGGTGGAAGGATTTCTAGAAGTAAACACAGCCACCACAACCTTGTTTCAACTTCTTGGTGATCATCGATCAGGATTTGATGAATCTGTACTAGTGTAAAGCCAAGCCTCAGCAGCCCACATCCCGGGCTGTAGTATTGTTTCATCTGATTTTTCAGCTGTTTCAAAAGGAAACAATACGTACTATATGTACATGTACACGTACATGAAGGGTGCGACTACGGATGAAATGATTCAAAAACAGAAAAATAGCAGAAGAAAGGCTAAGACCACATTTCACCATTCCAAATTTCAAGAACTAAGCCCCTGTTCTTTGCTAGCGATATATGTAACAGCGGGTTTAGCTCAATTGGGAGGCGTCAGACTAAAGCTGTCTGGTCATGTGACATATCACATGCCCAGTGGATAGTTACGTCATAAAAGGGGTCCTAGTGATCGCCTCGTATCTCCAAAACCGCGTCGATCAAACATGAAAATATCCAATGCTCAACCAATAGACCATCTGCAGTATTGCAGAATATGAAAAATAAATCTATGGACACATCtggattattattatacgTAAGTTATCTTCCATCATTTCCTCCTCCTGTTTTGAGATTATGCATTGATACACCCATTTTGTTACAGGGTAGCACGCCTACATTTCAGCTAATCCAGTTGTCACTTGTTCAGTAAATATCTATCATCACTCGTCAAAATTTAAAACATAATAAACGTCGACATCTATCTATTCTTTCAAATTGAAGATATCTTATATACATAATCTACTTCTAGGCTCAGAGCATGACCCGTTCAGCGTTAAAGATCCCATTTCAAGAGTAtgaaaacaaacaaaatagATTCCTGTTGATGAAGTATGATCGCCGCTTTACCAACACCAAGACACTCCCCACTCCCTCACAGTTATCCCTTTATCTGCTGATTATATGGCAACTACATAATTAGTATGATTATGGAAATCCGGCTTTCTCATACAGATGTTTCCACAAATGAACACAATTGCCTCTCTTCCCCCAAACCTTTAAAGCTGTTACCAGATCAAAGTTCCTCGTATTGTAACCATTCACAGATGTTTACCCCCAATCTTATCATCTCACAAGACTCAGAGTATCATCAAAGTGCCGCGCATCCGATATTCATCGAAATTGGACTAGATTCTGAAACTTGACAGAGGCTGAGGAGAATTCTTATCCACCAATCAAAAGAACCCTTGTATCGATCGGGGGTTAGCGTTCCCATCTTAACCCCAGGAAATTAATCAGGTTGTGGAGCACGATCCGTGTAATCGTTGATGGCAACACGTTCTAGACATCGACACGGACCTTCATCACGGCTGTACGGCATCAAGACGTACGTTGTAATCGGCTTCATTAATGACTATTAGCCAAAGCTTTAAAAAAGAACTGAAACCCTCAGCAAAGTAATCACTATCCTcaatatcaatcaattcattTCTTCCTTTCAATAGTATATACTCTCTGATCTTCACTGCTTCATCATGTTCTCTTCCATGCTTCTTTTCAGCGGCCTTGTTGCCTCAGCCTTTGCTCATCCCGCTATTGAGCCTCGAGCCAGCTGCACCTTTACTGATGCTGCTTCTGCTATCAAGGGCAAGGCCAGTTGCTCAACCATTGtcctcaacaacatcgcCGTCCCCGCCGGTACTACTCTCGATCTTACCAAATTGAAAGATGGAACTCATGTAAGTCGTCCTGTTTCCTAAATTCGGACATGTTGTAACATTTTGTAGGTCATCTTCCAAGGAAAGACCACCTTTGGCTACAAGGAATGGGAAGGCCCCCTGATCTCCTTCACCGGAAACAATCTTCTTATTGAAGGTGCTTCTGGCCACTCCATTGACTGTCAAGGTCAACGCTGGTGGGATACAAAGGGCAGCA
This Fusarium poae strain DAOMC 252244 chromosome 3, whole genome shotgun sequence DNA region includes the following protein-coding sequences:
- a CDS encoding hypothetical protein (SECRETED:SignalP(1-18)~CAZy:AA9), whose amino-acid sequence is MSRYLMLGTALLVSNVAAHGYLNTFTLDGTDYQGFSRWNPSPDPNAIGWSFSTEDEGPEMDISSPDFVCRRDAEASKNYGKVAAGSKASFFWTSDDKEINPNGWAESHRGPVITYIAPCNGDCTSVDKTQLKWTKIAEEGLVSGPANTEGVWATDKLRENGGVNSATIPASIAAGKYVIRNELIALHRAHLSEPEFYMQCGNIEVTGSGSDDLSSSGVVASEIYSTSDSQIFGFSVYDNQGDSWQIPGPALYGSGQGKRSKIAMKFRG
- a CDS encoding hypothetical protein (SECRETED:SignalP(1-17)), producing the protein MLFKYLLPGLLATSAVAAPVADIDETEGTLVLFKRDDVLDARDLELADIHGVNTTEMYKHSMVKRDDGDHVVVWVARDFVEDRNVADDRQGFSKRQGARPGDKSGFGADTASDYCRDHKRQDHTGPNGPYSGGVQAMYRWARGHPGGSWPLGSSWKNLVLAGSNKGANAIYKAKMVSGGDTWIGTQDVRNDADWTQKRAREFSGRGWRASSKGGETCVLWSRINYEIVRTDYRY